From Tachysurus fulvidraco isolate hzauxx_2018 chromosome 10, HZAU_PFXX_2.0, whole genome shotgun sequence, one genomic window encodes:
- the oaz2a gene encoding LOW QUALITY PROTEIN: ornithine decarboxylase antizyme 2a (The sequence of the model RefSeq protein was modified relative to this genomic sequence to represent the inferred CDS: deleted 1 base in 1 codon) gives MVNYSVELLLNSYCFGCLRKHRTLFNWQENMRDTEDSASLVSSRLHCSRQQAPGPLWCSDAPHPLTKIPSGRGTGRDLPLSVPLHKDDRLTVTRSGAVSGSPSILHFQYKLSERRFSCWDTVLTANCLYLEIPNGTLPEGSKEGLTSLLEFAEESLKVSYVFLWFYKTREDRLSITKTFHYMGFEVVKPGHPLVPTRPDLFFMVYSMDNSSSDEE, from the exons ATGGTGAATTACTCTGTGGAGCTTCTGTTAAATAGTTATTGCTTTGGTTGTCTGAGAAAACACAGGACTCTCTTTAATTGGCAGGAGAACATGCGCGACACAGAGGACAG cgCTTCTCTAGTGAGCTCCAGACTGCACTGCTCCAGGCAGCAGGCTCCAGGGCCTCTGTGGTGCTCC GATGCCCCTCACCCACTAACGAAGATCCCGAGTGGGCGAGGGACCGGAAGGGATCTCCCTCTCAGTGTACCTCTTCACAAG GATGACAGGTTGACAGTGACTCGGTCGGGTGCGGTGAGCGGATCCCCATCGATCCTGCACTTCCAGTACAAGCTAAGTGAGCGGCGTTTCTCCTGCTGGGACACTGTGCTCACAGCTAACTGCCTGTACCTGGAGATCCCCAACGGAACTCTGCCAGAGGGCAGCAAAGAGGG TCTTACCAGTTTGCTGGAATTTGCAGAGGAGAGTCTGAAAGTCAGCTATGTTTTCCTGTGGTTCTATAAAACCAGAGAGGATCGAT TGTCCATCACCAAGACCTTCCACTACATGGGTTTTGAGGTGGTGAAGCCAGGTCACCCTCTGGTGCCGACCCGGCCCGATCTCTTCTTTATGGTCTACTCGATGgacaacagcagctctgatgaGGAATGA